The following coding sequences are from one Musa acuminata AAA Group cultivar baxijiao chromosome BXJ2-4, Cavendish_Baxijiao_AAA, whole genome shotgun sequence window:
- the LOC135609088 gene encoding putative calcium-binding protein CML19, which produces MASPCSNVTDLDSVFHSFDKDGDGKISAAELTACMRNIGEELSLEDAEAFVELADRDGDGLLDLEDFVKLVEVEGEEERDRDLRAAFKMYEDEGDDGCITPGSLKRMLSRLGTSRGIDECRTMICRFDLNGDGVLNFDEFRNMMMMV; this is translated from the coding sequence ATGGCGTCCCCTTGCTCAAACGTGACCGACCTCGATTCAGTTTTCCACTCCTTCGATAAAGATGGAGACGGGAAGATCTCAGCCGCCGAGCTAACAGCCTGCATGAGGAACATCGGCGAGGAGCTGTCGCTGGAGGACGCGGAGGCCTTCGTCGAGTTAGCCGACCGCGATGGGGATGGGCTGTTAGATTTGGAGGATTTTGTGAAGTTGGTGGAGGTGGAAGGGGAGGAAGAGAGGGACAGAGATTTGAGAGCAGCGTTTAAGATGTATGAAGATGAAGGGGACGACGGCTGCATTACACCAGGGAGCCTGAAGAGGATGCTCAGCCGGTTGGGCACGTCGAGGGGCATCGACGAGTGCAGGACCATGATTTGCAGGTTCGATCTCAATGGAGATGGAGTGTTGAACTTTGACGAGTTCAGAAACATGATGATGATGGTATAA
- the LOC135610229 gene encoding clathrin heavy chain 1-like, translated as MTSANAPIAMREALTLPSLGINPQFITFTHVTMESDKYICVRETSPQNSLVIVDMSMPMQPLRRPITADSALMNPNARILALKAQIQGTMQDHLQIFNIEQKTKIKSHQMPEQVVFWKWINPKMLGLVTQASVYHWSIEGDSEPVKVFDRAANLTNNQIINYRCDPSEKWLVLIGIAPGAPERPQLVKGNMQLFSVEQQRSQALEAHAASFATFKVVGKENPSTLICFASKTTNAGQITSKLHVIELGAQPGKPGFTKKQADLFFPPDFADDFPVAMQISHKYSLIYVITKLGLLFVYDLETATAVYRNRISPDPIFLTAEASTIGGFYAINRRGQVLLAAVNEATIVPFVSSQLNNLELAVSLAKRGNLPGAENLVVQRFQELFSQTKYKEAAELAAESPQDILRTPETVAKFQSVPVQAGQTPPLLQYFGTLLTRGKLNAFESLELSRLVVNQNKKNLLENWLAEDKLECSEELGDLVKTVDNDLALKIYIKARATPKVVAAFAERREFDKILIYSKQVGYVPDYLFLLQTILRSDPQGAVNFALMMSQMEGGCPVDYNTITDIFLQRNMIREATAFLLDVLKPNLPEHAFLQTKVLEINLVTYPNVADAILANGMFSHYDRPQIAQLCEKAGLYMRALQHYTELLDIKRVIVNTHAIEPQALVEFFGTLSREWALECMKDLLLVNLRANLQIIVQTAKEYSEQLGVDACIKLFEQFKSYEGLYFFLGSYLSSSEDPDIHFKYIEAAAKTGQIKEVERVTRESNFYDPEKTKNFLMEAKLPDARPLINVCDRFGFVPDLTHFLYTNNMLRYIEGYVQKVNPGNAPLVVGQLLDDECPEDFIKGLILSVRSLLPVESLVVECEKRNRLRLLTQFLEHLVSEGSQDAHVHNALGMIIIDSNNNPEHFLTTNPYYDSRVVGKYCEKRDPTLAVVAYRRGQCDDELINVTNKNSLFKLQARYVVERMDADLWEKVLVPENEYRRQLIDQVVSTALPESKNPEQVSAAVKAFMTADLPHELIELLEKIVLQNSAFSGNFNLQNLLILTSIKADPSRVMDYINRLDNFDGPAVGEVAIEAQLFEEAFAIFKKFNLNVQAVNVLLDNIQSIERAVEFAFHVEEDSVWSQVGKAQLREGLVSEAIESFIRADDATQFLDVIRAAEDSNIYHDLVKYLLMVRQTVKEPKVDSELLYAYAKIDRLSEIEEFILMPNVANLQNVGDRLFDDALYEAAKIIFTFISNWAKLASTLVKLRQFQGAVDAARKANSSKTWKEVCFACVDAEEFRLAQICGLNIIIQVDDLEEVSDYYQNRGCFNELISLMESGLGLERAHMGIFTELGVLYARYRPEKLMEHIKLFSTRLNIPKLIRVCDEQQHWQELTYLYIQYDEFDNAATTIMNHSPDAWDHMQFKDVVIKVANVELYYKAVHFYLQEHPDLINDLLHVLALRVDHTRVVDIMRKAGHLHLVKPYMVAVQSNNVAAVNEALNEVYVEEEDYDRLRESVDTHDNFDQIGLAQRIEKHELLEMRRIAAYIYKKAGRWKQSIALSKKDNLYKDAMETCSQSGDRELSEELLVYFIEKGKKECFSSCLFICYDLIRPDVALELAWMNNMLDFAFPYLLQFIREYTSKVDELIKDKIEAQNEVKVKEKEEKDLVTQQNMYAQLLPLALPAPPIPGVGATGMGGPYPAPPPMAGMGMPPVPPFGMPPMGTY; from the exons ATGACTTCCGCCAACGCTCCCATCGCCATGCGGGAAGCTCTCACG CTTCCCAGTCTCGGAATCAATCCTCAATTCATCACCTTTACGCATGTGACCATGGAATCGGACAAGTACATCTGCGTTAGGGAGACATCTCCGCAGAACAGCTTGGTAATCGTCGATATGAGCATGCCCATGCAGCCGTTGAGGAGGCCGATCACGGCAGACTCAGCTTTGATGAATCCCAACGCCAGGATTCTGGCTCTTAAAG CACAAATACAGGGAACCATGCAGGATCATCTACAGATTTTCAATATTGAACAGAAGactaaaataaaatctcatcaGATGCCTGAGCAG GTTGTCTTTTGGAAGTGGATTAACCCAAAAATGTTGGGGCTAGTTACACAAGCTTCAGTCTATCACTGGTCAATTGAAG GTGACAGTGAGCCTGTTAAGGTGTTTGATAGGGCAGCTAACTTAACAAACAATCAAATCATCAACTATCGGTGCGATCCCTCAGAAAAATGGCTTGTTCTCATTGGAATTGCACCTGGAGCTCCTGAG AGACCCCAACTGGTGAAAGGAAATATGCAGCTTTTTTCAGTGGAACAGCAGCGCAGTCAGGCACTTGAAGCACATGCTGCATCTTTTGCAACATTTAAG GTTGTTGGAAAAGAAAACCCCTCCACTCTCATTTGTTTTGCCTCAAAGACCACTAACGCTGGACAGATTACCTCTAAGTTGCATGTGATTGAACTGGGAGCCCAACCAG GTAAACCAGGCTTCACCAAGAAACAGGCAGATTTATTTTTTCCACCAGATTTTGCTGATGATTTCCCAGTGGCAATGCAG atCTCACATAAGTATAGTTTGATATATGTGATCACGAAGCTTGGTCTGTTATTTGTATATGATCTTGAAACAGCAACAGCAGTGTACAGAAATAGAATTAGTCCAGATCCTATATTCTTGACCGCGGAGGCTTCAACAATTGGTGGATTTTATGCTATTAATAGGAGAGGACAGGTTTTATTGGCTGCTGTTAATGAAGCAACCATTGTGCCGTTTGTCAGCAGTCAA TTGAATAATCTGGAGCTTGCTGTTAGCCTTGCTAAAAGAGGAAATCTTCCAGGGGCAGAAAATTTG GTTGTGCAGAGGTTCCAAGAATTGTTTTCCCAGACAAAATACAAGGAGGCTGCCGAACTAGCTGCTGAATCTCCACAAGACATCCTGAGAACTCCGGAGACTGTGGCAAAATTTCAA AGTGTTCCTGTGCAAGCTGGACAGACACCTCCTCTTCTACAGTACTTTGGAACATTGTTAACCAGAGGAAAACTAAATGCCTTTGAGTCTTTGGAGTTATCTCGCCTTGTTGTAAATCAGAACAAAAAGAATCTATTGGAAAATTGGTTGGCTGAAGACAAGCTTGAGTGCAGTGAAGAACTGGGGGATCTTGTCAAG ACTGTCGACAATGATCTAGCACTAAAAATCTATATAAAAGCAAGGGCTACCCCAAAAGTTGTTGCTGCTTTTGCTGAACGAAGAgagtttgacaagatacttatctaTTCAAAGCAG GTGGGATACGTGCCAGATTACCTTTTCCTTCTGCAAACAATTTTAAGGTCAGATCCTCAG GGAGCAGTTAATTTTGCTCTTATGATGTCTCAAATGGAGGGTGGCTGTCCAGTGGATTATAATACAATTACTGATATCTTTCTTCAG AGAAATATGATCCGAGAGGCAACTGCCTTTTTGTTAGATGTCTTAAAGCCAAATCTACCTGAGCATGCCTTTCTTCAAACTAAG GTTCTGGAGATCAATTTGGTGACATATCCTAATGTTGCAGATGCTATATTAGCTAATGGAATGTTTAGTCATTATGATCGTCCTCAAATAGCTCAGCTATGTGAAAAGGCTGGCCTATATATGCGAGCCCTTCAG CATTACACAGAGCTGCTTGATATTAAGCGTGTCATCGTGAATACCCATGCCATTGAGCCACAG GCACTTGTGGAGTTCTTTGGGACCCTTTCCAGAGAGTGGGCTTTAGAATGCATGAAGGACCTTTTGCTTGTGAATTTGAGAGCAAACCTTCAGATAATTGTTCAG ACTGCCAAAGAATATTCTGAGCAGTTAGGTGTGGATGCTTGTATTaaactatttgagcaatttaagtCCTATGAAGGCCTTTACTTCTTCTTAGGATCATACTTGAGTTCCAG TGAAGATCCAGATATACACTTTAAGTATATTGAGGCAGCAGCCAAAACTGGTCAAATCAAAGAAGTTGAACGTGTAACAAGAGAATCCAACTTCTATGATCCAGAGAAAACAAAGAATTTCCTGATGGAAGCCAAACTTCCTGATGCAAGGCCTTTGATAAATGTTTGCGACCGTTTTGGTTTTGTTCCTGATTTAACTCACTTTTTGTACACAAACAATATGCTTCGATATATTGAAGGTTATGTCCAGAAA GTGAACCCAGGTAATGCACCTTTAGTGGTGGGACAGCTGCTAGATGATGAGTGTCCTGAAGATTTTATAAAAGGTCTGATTCTTTCTGTCCGTTCTCTCCTTCCAGTTGAGTCTCTTGTGGTTGAAtgtgagaagag GAACCGTCTGCGGCTACTCACACAATTTCTGGAACATCTTGTGAGTGAAGGAAGCCAAGATGCACATGTTCACAATGCTCTAGGAATGATCATCATAGACAGCAATAATAACCCAGAGCATTTTCTGACTACAAATCCGTATTATGATTCACGTGTAGTGGGTAAATATTGTGAAAAGCGGGACCCCACGCTTGCAGTTGTTGCATACAGACGAGGTCAATGTGATGATGAACTAATAAATGTCACTAATAAAAATTCATTGTTCAAGTTACAGGCTAG ATATGTTGTTGAAAGAATGGATGCTGATCTATGGGAGAAAGTTCTTGTTCCTGAAAATGAATACAGAAGGCAGCTTATTGATCAGGTTGTTTCTACTGCATTGCCTGAAAGCAAGAACCCGGAGCAAGTCTCTGCAGCTGTTAAGGCTTTCATGACTGCTGATCTTCCTCATGAACTGATCGAATTACTTGAAAAGATTGTGCTCCAGAATTCAGCCTTTAGTGGGAATTTCAATCTGCAAAACCTTTTGATCTTAACTTCCATCAAAGCAGATCCATCTAGGGTCATGGATTACATAAATAGATTGGACAACTTTGATGGCCCTGCAGTGGGTGAGGTGGCAATTGAAGCTCAACTGTTCGAGGAAGCCTTTGCCATTTTTAAAAAATTCAACTTAAATGTGCAGGCTGTTAATGTCCTCCTGGACAACATCCAAAGCATAGAGCGGGCTGTAGAATTTGCATTCCATGTAGAAGAAGATTCTGTATGGAGTCAGGTGGGCAAAGCTCAATTACGGGAAGGGTTAGTAAGTGAAGCAATTGAGTCATTTATTCGAGCGGATGATGCTACTCAGTTCCTAGATGTTATTCGGGCTGCAGAAGATTCAAACATTTACCATGACTTGGTGAAATACTTATTGATGGTAAGGCAAACGGTCAAGGAACCAAAAGTGGATAGTGAACTCTTATATGCTTATGCAAAGATTGATAGGCTGAGTGAAATTGAGGAATTCATTCTGATGCCCAACGTTGCTAATCTCCAAAATGTTGGAGATCGCTTGTTTGATGATGCCCTTTATGAAGCTGCCAAGATCATATTTACTTTCATTTCCAACTGGGCAAAGCTAGCTAGTACGTTGGTCAAGCTCAGACAGTTCCAGGGTGCAGTGGATGCTGCTCGAAAAGCAAATAGCTCAAAGACATGGAAGGAAGTCTGTTTTGCTTGTGTTGATGCTGAGGAATTCCGCTTGGCACAAATTTGTGGTTTAAATATCATCATCCAG GTGGATGACTTGGAAGAGGTCAGTGATTATTATCAGAACAGAGGCTGCTTTAATGAGTTAATTTCTCTCATGGAAAGTGGCCTTGGATTGGAACGCGCACACATGGGTATTTTCACGGAGTTAGGAGTCTTGTATGCTAGATATCGACCAGAGAAACTTATGGAGCACATTAAACTTTTTTCGACTCGCCTTAATATTCCCAAGCTTATCCGTGTTTGTGATGAGCAACAGCATTGGCAGGAGCTTACCTATCTGTATATTCAGTATGATGAGTTTGACAATGCTGCCACAACTATTATGAACCATTCTCCAGATGCATGGGATCACATGCAATTTAAAGATGTAGTTATTAAAGTTGCAAATGTTGAGCTCTATTACAAGGCAGTGCATTTCTACCTGCAAGAACATCCAGACCTGATTAATGATCTTTTGCATGTACTTGCTCTTCGTGTGGACCACACTCGTGTTGTAGATATTATGCGGAAG GCTGGTCACTTGCATCTTGTCAAGCCATACATGGTTGCAGTTCAAAGTAACAATGTAGCTGCAGTTAACGAGGCACTAAATGAAGTTTATGTCGAGGAGGAGGACTATGACAGGCTACGGGAATCAGTTGATACGCATGACAACTTTGATCAGATAGGCCTCGCCCAGAGG ATTGAAAAGCATGAGCTTCTTGAGATGAGACGTATCGCTgcatatatctacaagaaagcaGGAAGATGGAAGCAATCCATTGCACTATCGAAGAAGGACAACCTATACAAAGATGCAATGGAGACATGTTCACAGTCTGGTGATCGTGAACTTTCTGAAGAGCTGCTTGTTTATTTTATCGAAAAG GGAAAGAAGGAATGCTTTTCTTCatgtctttttatttgttatgacTTGATCCGTCCTGATGTTGCCCTTGAGCTTGCCTGGATGAACAATATGCTGGATTTTGCTTTTCCATACCTCTTGCAG TTTATTCGTGAGTATACTAGCAAGGTTGATGAACTTATTAAAGATAAGATTGAAGCACAGAATGAAGTGAAAgttaaagaaaaagaggaaaaggaTTTGGTTACTCAGCAG AATATGTATGCACAGTTGCTACCCCTTGCATTGCCAGCTCCACCAATTCCTGGTGTGGGTGCTACTGGCATGGGTGGACCTTATCCAGCTCCACCACCTATGGCTGGTATGGGGATGCCCCCGGTGCCGCCATTTGGTATGCCCCCGATGGGAACGTACTGA
- the LOC135608734 gene encoding RING-H2 finger protein ATL66-like has translation MATIPSSFSILLCIILLCLYVRKMGVSLPPFGSRYGLIEHVTFCDFASGIWPRSADQRYLPGALAPSVRDRRGEEAQCPICLSNLRDGDKVKVLPSCVDMGFVCECVDAWSRAHTSCPLCRAGWLWLEGKNN, from the coding sequence ATGGCCACAATACCTTCCTCCTTCTCCATCCTCTTATGCATCATCCTCCTCTGCCTGTACGTACGAAAGATGGGCGTGTCACTACCGCCGTTTGGCAGCCGATACGGGCTCATTGAGCATGTCACCTTCTGCGACTTCGCATCCGGCATCTGGCCTCGGTCCGCAGATCAGCGATATCTTCCCGGTGCACTTGCACCGAGCGTCAGGGACCGGCGAGGAGAGGAGGCGCAGTGCCCCATTTGCCTGAGTAACTTGAGAGACGGAGACAAGGTGAAGGTGTTGCCCAGCTGTGTAGACATGGGTTTCGTGTGTGAGTGCGTCGACGCGTGGTCAAGGGCTCACACGAGCTGCCCACTGTGCAGGGCGGGGTGGCTGTGGCTCGAGGGGAAGAACAATTAG